The Meriones unguiculatus strain TT.TT164.6M chromosome 19, Bangor_MerUng_6.1, whole genome shotgun sequence genomic interval aattatcattttgcAAGAATTAGTAAGATATTATTAGTTTTGATTGGCAAAGTGAAATGGAGGAGGTGAATCTTTACCATTATACAATAATTATACAACatgaaattattaatatttatcatgaATAATGGAAAGATACTGTAGTTTGCCTTcttcatgaaaacaaacaaaacacaggtgTCTGGCTATACAGCTTTAAGTCACTTAGTTTAAGACAATGTCCAATGATGTTTTTCTAGACTGTAGATCTTCTGAAAGCAATCCTGAATGTTACATATGCCTGGGAAGAACCGGTGAAACACCTACTGCCTgcagtgactgctcttccaggagttTCTGACAATATGATGAAAAAAGCCATCGATGTGAAGGGCAAAATTCATATTCTTGCGGAGGGAATTGAGACCATACTCAACAGGGTAAGCTGTCTCTACAAATACCTTGGTTGATCCTATGCAGGCAATTGGTcaatgtgaaataaaataagagtGCTGAGACACCAAAATCCAGGATTATTTAGTGAGAAACCCACAGAACTGTGATCTCCATAGAAAGTAGCTATGCCTCACAGTAACTTGGACTGTAGCTTTCCTGGGTGAAATGAACACTCTTGACTAATTCAGAATATTTTATAGCAACCAGTGCTAGGATTGTCTGCACCTTAATATGTTAGGTGAAATCTACTTCCCTTATGAAAGGATTCAGTAAATCTATAAGATATAGAACAGATTtatctgaaaagaagaaaaggatcaGGACTTTCTACCAGATCTAATGTGGTATGAAGAACATATcaggggaagaaatgaaaatatgtaaACCTCCCCAAGGTGAAAGACTCCTTGTAGCCTTTTATTGTCCCTAATTAATTAGTATATACACCCAAATAGCACCTTGCTCATGTAACATCTGTCTACTTGTGAGGATACACCATCTGAAATCAGTGGCATATCAGAAAATATGTATGCCTGCCTACAAATACATATTTGTATAGCTAAGGTCTTTATAGTAAATTTCAGAGtttcttgctatttttttctaaatttataaaacatttaCAAGGAATATGCTCTAGGAGCTGCCTCATGTGTGTAAGTGCCTTTTAGGCATGTGTGAAGACCTAAGTCCATTTCCAGAACTTGTGCCAAAAGAACGATGTGGTGTTTTCATTTTGAAACCTTCAGACTAGGGAATCAGATTTAAGGATATCTGCAATTAGTTCCAGAAAATAGTAAGTGCATCTCTCTCAAAAGTCATGATAAAAGTCACTGGTGGAATTTTAACCCAAACTGAATACTGACATCTAAATCATATCTATTTACAACaacataaaaattaaactaaGTACACAAacgcatacacacaaagagagagagaaacaaagacagacagacagacacacacacagatgcagaaaAAAGAAGGAATCTGTACTGGACCTGTGGAGATGTCTCATGTGTATAAATGCCTCTCTTGCATGTGTGAGGAACCCAAGTCCAGTTTCAAAATTTGTGTCAAAAATTATGTGGTAACATCTCTTTGTAATTCTAGCAGTAGAAAAGCAAACAAGGAGATctactgtgagttccaggtagaAGTAAGAGAAACTATATCAAAAAATAAAGGGAGAAGTCATTGGAGGGACTTTACCCAAAATTGGCTTCTGACATCAATAATCATGtcattaatacacacacatatacatccaTGTACTTATACAAACTTACAAACCTGCACTGATACAGAAAGTGTTCAGGAAATCCTGCTGGTAATAACGCCAATGCTATCTGTCTATTTGCTGTTTAGACTGAGACTGAGCCTGGATTTGATGGAAATGACTACCCTGCCTGGACTGGACTGGAAGACTTGAAGTCATCTGATGAAGACACTCGCCTTTTCACCATTTATAACCTGTGCCGCTGCCTGAGGAGGGATACACACAAGGTGGACAGTTACCTCAAGGTCTTGAGGTGCAGAGTTGTCTTTAAGAATGAATGCTTCTAGCTCAGCActtttaggtgtacaaatttttgtaggtttatcctattttatagatctagtattcacttataagtgagtacataccatgtgtgcctttctgcttctgggatacctcactcaggaagatcttttctactcccaccatttgcctgaaaatttcatgatttccttgcttttaattgctgagtagtatttcattgtgtaaatgtaccacaatttctgtattgattcctctgttgagggactcctgtgttgtttccaggttctggctattatgaataaacctgctatgaacatggttgaacaaatgtccttgttgtgtacttgagcatcttttggatatatgtttaggagtggtataggtggatcttgaggaagcactgttcctaattgtctcagaaacagccagattgatttcacaGTGTTTGTACAaattacattcccacaagcaatggaggagggttcccatttcccCTCGTCCGCGCCAGTATTTAttgtcatttgatttttttgatGACAGCTATTCTGATTTGTGTAAAGTGAAAatcagggtcatttgatttgcatctccctgattactaaggacattgagcatttctttcagtgtttctctgccatctatattcttctacagagaattatctgtttacctctgtaccccattaaccctggtaagatgatcattcctcactcagaaaggcaaacaggacagacattgaaagaaggagaaaacagaaaacaggacaagagcctatgacagagggcctctgaaaaactctactgagCATTCTATCAgtgcagatactaagactcatgaacaaattttgggcagagtgcagagaatattaggaaagaaggggaagataggaagacctggagaggacagtagctccacaatgATAGCCACAGAACCAcaatatctgggaagagggatcTTTTCAGAGagtgatactgcaaccaaggaccattcatggagataacctagaacccctgttcagacgtagcccatgacagctcagtatctaactaggtctcctagtaaggggaacaaagactgtctctgacatgaacttagttgctgggtctttgactgcctccccttcATTGGGTAGCAGCCAACTCAgtacacagaggaggacaatacagctagtcctgatgagacttgattggctaggatcagatcgaaggggaggaggaactcccttatcagtggacttggagaggggtaagggaggagatgagggagggtggttgcgatgtggaggggtggagggtgaggtctacagctggggtacaaagtgaataaactgtaattaatatacaaaataaaaatataattaaaaatattgaatGCTGAACGCACACCACTGCAATGTCTTGCTGACATTGTCCTTGTTGATCCACACTTTTTAACACTTTTTATTTAGGTTTTCTTCTTAGTGCTTGCATAGCAACAATGGAGTTCTTTCAATACTTCAATGTGAAATTCTCCTGTTTCCAATCATTGTAATATGACCGGAGCTATTGTTATAGCCATGTAAAATTCTGAAGTTTGATATGAACATAAGATAGCAATAGCTTATGTTAGGTCACAGTGAATGAAGCTTCCTTTAGATCCATTGTATCAAGGAGATAGATGTCTgagttgtttataaaagaaaaccatTTTGTGAGCAAATTTTAAGTTTACTAGCAAACAATGCAAGTTCAATAATGTTGGACTGTCTTAACTACCATTAATTTAAACATTCCAAAACTAGTATGAGAGAAGTATGAAACACATGCATATTTCTTTGACTCTCTCCTTCATCCTCCAGTTTTTAAGCTTGGCTAACATTGAAGGCTGAATTTATATATTATTGATGTTTCAACCCTATCATTTTTCTCCACAATAATTCCTGTGACTTCCTCAGAATTCAGAGGCATAAAGGCAAAATTGTGATATATTAAATTTGATAACTAAGAGTTTTACTGACTAGGTTGCTCTGAGAATCAGGGGGTTCTGTTTGTGCACATGAGGGTCCTCACACCTTCAGGTGAAAAAACATGAAGAGATAGTGTCTTTAGTAGAACACATGTCCTATATAGATGCTGGTCTCCCTTCAGAGCCTTGTCAGCTGTGACATTTTTTGTAGTTTCTGTGGATAGACTCCCCTCCCAGAGTGCTCACtgctaaagaaaagaaattcaaagaatgtCCTCCCCCACTTTAAATAACTTTTTGGACCAACACTCGAGGGTTAAAGAAATTCTCTACCATTACATTGTATGGTAAACTAAGACTAAAATAAGATTAATAATCTATTGATGCTGCCTAGAGAGAATTCTTTCCTAAGTATAGTTCAGTTTATAgagtctccatctctctctcaaaaaaaaaaacctatttctgAAACTAAAGTTCTTGTCTATTATTCTCAGATAGCACAGGATTGTCCAGGATTGCCATGCTTTCTTAAGACTGAATATAGTTCAGGTAGTTATAGGCAATATATAATAAAAGATGAATGAATTAACATGCTCAGTACtgaaacaaaatttgaatatgcaataaaaattaaaatgaggtgGAATTTAAAGtgtaagagaaaaaatatttctgagataGCACGACGAAAATGGTGAGATGATTTTTTAGTGCCTGAATTGAtcttctgtttgtgtgtatgtgtgtttgatgtgttttCGTTTGTGCACGtggcacatatatgcatatgtacatggtTGTCCATTCACTTGGAGACATGCTTTGATATCAGATGTCTTCCACAATCACAtcctatttttctctttctttcttgaaccTGAAGCAAAGGTCATAGATTTGACTTGACTGGTTGGATATTGAGTTCTAGGCTTTGACTGAATCTTTACTCTGACGGACCTCTGTTATCTGTACCAGCTATGTATTTTGGTCTGAGCATCCAGACTTCAATTCTTATACTGACAGAAAAATTCCCTACTGAGAGATTCCCCCAGGTCCAAATTCCTTGAATATTAAACAACATTCTTTTcatgttcattctttttttttttcccagatgacCCCCAAAGCAGAACTTTATTGGTATGTTTACAAAAAACTGTTTCAAAGGCAAACAGTATTAAGTTGGAATATGACTACTTTAGGATTAGAAAAACATAAGCTCAAGTCCTGATCTGAATACTTTTAGGTAATGTGAACTTGAATTagtgatttttcatttttgagacctGGGTTCTGCATCTGAAAATAATTCccgagaattttttttttagcagtcaGAGATAAAATGTGAATCACTACTCTTTATAAACCGGCACGCTCTTAAAGACAGTAGTGGGTCCTCTGGTCTCTAGCCCTGCAAGAGTCCTGCACTAGAAAAAGTACTCTGAGGTGAGGGCCCCGGCctcctgtgggctggcttttcccggggtccgaggattgttcaatgttcctgaataaactgcattgaaaaaaaaaaaaaaagaaacacacacaaaaaagaaaagaaaagggacaaGTGAgttgagcggggggggggggggggggagcggaaTCAGCATGAAAGGCAGAAAGAGATTTCTTACTGGTCGATCTTGAGGTGTTGTGGGAAGAGTCCTCCTGTCAGCTTCCCTCCCACCTGCAGAGCAGCAGCCTGGCAACTGACACATTTGGTGATGAGATGTTGGAACCTCATGTTCATTCTTTACCTCCCTTTTTTTCCTTATAACTCTCATTCATATTGAAGTTGTTTGGACTTATCTACTAAGTATATATAGTAGAACTTTCCCCTCTTGTATCATAGAATTCAAGAGTATtttaacacaataaaaacaaaaacaaaacaaaatcctttcTCACATTTTTTGCACAGTGTGGAAAGCCAGAGGATGTGATGGCATGTCACTCAATGGTGACATTCTAATTAAAGTCTGACTTTTGTAGGTAAGATAAGAGGAAGTGTAAGTGATAAATAGGGTTATTAAATGGGAAGTAGCAAAGATATTGAGAAGAATTGGCAGTTACTCACTTTCACCCCAGAGTATCTCTGCATTCTATTGCTTCTATGGTTTCAATTTAAGGaattacatttgaaaaaaaaaaaaaaaggttctggTATAGAAAGAATAACAGCAGCCAtgctaaaaaacaaacatacaaatagcAGGAAAATATTGATCTCATAGTTTAATAAATCAAATCATGGACACTAATGGTAGAGTTTGAGAAGAATAAAATCTTTTTTCAGGAgtttttttttactgaaattgTGAAGcttacagaaaacaacaacaacaaaaaaatcatactAAGATTATTATAGTAGATAATGTCCCCAAATCAACATGAATCAAAAATTCATGATTAAACCAAATGAGAATAGAaagcagtttcttttttctttttttttaatattagttacagtttattaactttatatcccagctctatcctgtttcttcattccctctcaatcccatcctccctccctcatctcctccttgtccctttccaagtccactgatagggaaggacctccttcgCTTTCTTCTGACCcaggtttatcaggtatcttcatgactggctgtaaattcctcctctgtggcctagcaggcctgctcctcccttggaggggggTGGAGCAAAGAGCCACATGTCAGCAAGGGTAGAATCCTCAAGTGTGATCTATTAATTAAAAGTCTTTGAGTCACTTTTCAGGTTTATTTGTCATTGCCCTGCCTTTAACATGTCAATCATTGTACAACTGTGCTCTGCTTTCTtaacaataaattttattttctggtatTCTTTAAGAACACAGCAAAAGATTGGTCAGTAAAATACAGTGCTGATGGGGGGGGGAACAAGATTCATTATACCCTTGCAGTGATTTAATTGGGAAATGACCCATAGGTTCAGCTGTTCAAATTCTTGGTTCCAACTTAGTGGCACTATTTGGAAAAGTTGCAGGAAagtacagccttgctggaggaaggtcAGTGGGGTGGCTTTGAAAGTTCCCAGACTCACCTCACCTCTAGTTGGCTCTCTCTGCTTTATTCTTGCTGTTGAAAATGTGATGACTCCGCTTTCTGCTCTAGATGCCTACTGCCATGTGTCTCCTGCCATTATGGACTATGtttctggaaccataagctaGAATAAATGCAttcttctataaaaaaaaaaaaaaaaaaaaagagatgctcaacatccttagccatcagagagatgcaaatcaaaacgaccctgagatttcaccttacacctatcaaatggataaaataaaaaactcaagtgacaacacatactggagaggttgtggagaaaggggaacagtcctcgattgctggtgggaatgtaaatttgtacaaacactttggaaaccaatctgatGCTTTcgctgacaattaggaatagggattcttcaagatccagctataccactcctaggcatatatccaaaagatgctgaagcacacaacaaggatctttgctggaccatgtttataacagctttgtttgtaatagccagaacctggaaacaacctggatgtccatcaacggaagaatggatacataaattgtggtacttttacacaatggaatactactcagcaattgaaagaGTTTCAAGATGCTAGTGGTTTAAAGCTGGAAAACTGAAAGCATGACGGAATACTCACAAATGGGAAGATATTCCATTTAACAATTCTTCTTTATCATTGTATGGTGTAACTCAATTCTTATTTTGAACAAAACTTTGAGATATTCACATATAtagcactttttatttttattattttatatttattttatgtttttctttttattcttttttaattaattaattgatttatatttattaactacattttattcacattgtatcacagctgtagcctctccTTCACCACCTCCCAATCTACCTTCCCTGACTCATCTCCTAACATAACCCTCTCCAAGGCCATTGTTAGAgtagggcctcctccccttccctctgatcctagcctatcatgtatcttcaggactggctgcattgtcttcctctgtggcctagtaaggttgctctccaatcaggggaaggtgatcaaagagtcagcctctgagttcatgacagagacagtccctgttctccttaatagggaacccacttggacattgagctgctacgggctatatctgtgcagaggttctaggttatctccacgaatggtccttggttggagtatcagccccAGAAAACATCCcttggcccagaatttttggttcttttgctcgccttgtggagctcctgtcccctccaggtctttctagcatccccctttttcctaagattccttgcactctccccaaagtttggctatgatttctcagcatctgctttgataaactgctgggtagagtctttcagaggccctctgtggtaggctcctgtcctgttccctgttttccccctcttccaatgtcagcccatttgcctttttgtgtgaggattgatcatgttacagagggtcctcctttttgcttaccttctttatgtatacagattttagtatatttatcccatattatatgtctagtatccacttttaagtgagtatatattgtacgtgtctttctgcttctgggaaacttcactcaggatgatcctttccagttcccactatttgccttcAAATCTCATGATTTTCATGGTTTTAATTGCTGTTGTGTTCCATTCTGTAATCATACCTTCATTCCTCAATTGACAAatttcttggttgtttccagattctggctattacaaataaagctgctacaaacatggttgagcaaatgtccttgttgtgtacttgaacatcttttggatatatgccaaggagtggtatagctggatattgaggtagcactatttctaattgtctgagaaagtgcccgattgatttccataatggttgtacaaatttacattcccaccagcaatggaggagggttctcctttctccacattccttCCAgcgtgtgctgtcacttgagtttttgatcatagccattctgatgggtgtaaggtgaaatctcaggattgttttgatttacatttccctaatgactaaggactttgagcatttctttatgtttctatgccactcTATGAAAAACTCTGTTTTGCTccgcaccccatttttaaattggattacttgatttgttgtttctttaacttctttagttctttaagtATGCTctatattagacctctgtcagatttagtgttggtgaagatacttttccagcctcaagatccagctataccactatttggcatatacccaaaagatgccacACCAttgaataaagacatttgttcaactatgttcatagcagcttaatttgtaatagccagaatctgaaacaacctagatggccctcaatggaggaatggatacaacaAGACCCCTTTtaaagatatagatatatagatagttagatagatagattgatagatatagatagatagagatagatagatagatagatagatagatagatagatagatagataattcaTTTACAAATAAATATACAAGTAAAACGTTCACTTTTGGTATTTGGTAGaccatttcattttgtttgttcagctgtttggttttttttaaagacatttttaggtaggaaaGGAACATGTTTCCTTCACCTAGTGTGGCCTCAAACTTCCCATGAAGCTGACAATCTCTTAATCCTGTTCCTCTTGACTCAACTTTTCAAATTTTGGGATAATAGTAAAGTGCTACACCATAGGCTCAGTACATCGTGCAATGGAGCCAATGAGTTTAGAAATAGATGTCAAATTTATGAGCCAAAACAAagcttttttgttatttgtgaatTTCTCTTGGTAAAGATAACACAGTCCCATCCATCAGTTGTTTCACTGTGGCAATCAGCCTGAAGCTCATGTTCAGTTATAGCTTTTGCTCTGTTTTACTTTTATTGCAAATTTTCATAAAAAGAGCAAGTAGTAGATTAAAATTATCAGGCAAAAGATCCTTTCCCTTGCTCAGGGAGCAGTAAATAGGGAACATGTTTATATGAAATTTCTCAGGTAAACCAAGAGAGAGCTATTAGTATGCAGTTAGAGTGCTCACCTTTGATTAGTGGAAATGTAATATGTGAATAAGAATATGCATAGTAAAGACAAAACAGAAGCATTAAGATTCAGGTAAAGTCCTATGGAAGCTTAGAGAAAGCAAGATCTTAATTCCAAACAAGGtttctatttcaattttaaaattaaagtcaaATTCCATACTGTCTTGAGAAATGAAATTTGCTCTCCTATGGCAAccatctgggtctgggttatGCATTAACTTGCAGCGATAAAGCACCAGAAATGATGGATCTggggagatggaaaaaaaatcacataaattcTAAGAATCTTAAAAACAATTCTCAAGGGTCACATTCTTGTCTTACAAACCCGATATTATAACTTCACACTACCATTTTATGGCATGTAAATCTTAGGAACTATAAGAGAAGGTTATAAATTGCTTGATCCCATAAGATAATCAGGTGTCCTTGGGCAGACCTTTCCATGTCTCAGTTTCTCAACTGTAACATGAGGGGGTTAAAGCTCCGAAAGCCTGATCATTTCAAGGTCTAATATCTTGAGACTCTAAGACTTCACACATGGGCCATTTTTCATATGACCAATTTTCATTCCATGAATAAATGTTGTCAGGTTTCCTGTTCCACATAAGGAGACTCTACAGAAGTAATTAGATCCCCATGGAAAAGCAATGCCCTGTATATGTCCCACACCTCATAAATAGTCTTCGGCGAGCATTTGTGCATCCTATGCAAagtaataaaaaactgaaatCTCCTGGTTTGCTCAaaacaatatttttcttattagagATGCAAAGATTATGCTCATTTGCAAGTTGTTGACACAGAATACACAACCTAGTCCTAAAAAcacaccatttcttgaagaaaaTAGCACTTGTATGCCGAGACTGTATTGGCACGCTagtcaaataaattttaataagagCAGGTGTAATAGAAAATGTGAGATTCTATTTTGTGTATGTGACATAATATGTTCACCATCTCCAATAAATTCTCAACCTAACTGAAAATCCTTTGTATTTttataggtttttgttgttgttgttgttgcctcacTGGCCCAGAAATCATAGCAAGAGTCAAACCATACACTAATTTGAAAATATGGACAGCACAATGAACAGCACACAGTATGGCCATGTTCTACTAGCAACGCTAACTGGCACATATGTATTATACTTTCTATGTCAGGTACTGTTTTATCCCCTTGCACTGTAAACACTAGAAGGAGGAATCCATACCTGATATTCTCTATCTACCAGGATGTCTCAAACGCTGAAGGTCCTCAGACCATACATGTTTGATGACTGTTTCCTAAACAATTCATGGCCCACAGATGTGCCTATGTGAAGTAGAAACTGTGAAATCCCAGGCTAACTACATAATTATCCATAGACTGACCTTTGATGTTTTAATCTCTGTGGCGTGATGCTTTTGAAATTAGCATCCTGTTTATAACTTGTACTTGTTTACCAGCACGGCCTGCAAGAAACAGCAGCCTCAAAGATATGAAAGTTCCTTCTATTTAACTACAAGTAGGAAGCTGACAGCCAGCCCAAGAGCTTTGGGTTTGGACACAATGTCAGTGATCTCTATACTAATCTGGCCTCTTGTCTGATGAATTGATAGAATTTCATTCTGTTTCCTCTATTTTCCTTCTATACAAATACAGAAAACGTAACTATCACtagaagaaactagaaaagaaacaagTCAATTTTAATTTATCATGGccaaatgaaatatatatatatttaaaactgttAAATACATAGCAAAAGGA includes:
- the LOC110542667 gene encoding prolactin-3D4-like, with the translated sequence MRVTLTLPGSGMYLLLLVSNVLLWENVASNPTTLVSIEDLYHRVVEQSHNTYIVAADIYREFDLNFAKRSWLRDRIPPMCHTSSIHTPEDRKQVHETTTVDLLKAILNVTYAWEEPVKHLLPAVTALPGVSDNMMKKAIDVKGKIHILAEGIETILNRTETEPGFDGNDYPAWTGLEDLKSSDEDTRLFTIYNLCRCLRRDTHKVDSYLKVLRCRVVFKNECF